In Caloenas nicobarica isolate bCalNic1 chromosome 22, bCalNic1.hap1, whole genome shotgun sequence, the genomic window CCGAGCCTTGAGCAAGACCTGCGCAGGAACATccctgtggggacagcagggagcaTGGCCAACCAGCACAACGCAACTGGTGTGCCACAGCATGCCGTGCCATGCCAGGCTGGCTGGGCAGCTCTCACCTGCAGGACAGAGGGTGCAGCACCGCTGGGTCTCCTCGATCCAGTTCATgccggcggggcagcggggTCTGGCGGTGTGCCtccgcgggcgggcgggcagctgcagcagcacctgctgtccctgcagcacaaCGCGGTCCCGGGCCCCCGGGGGCTGCGATTCACTCGCTGCCAGCCACAGCGCTGCCAGGATCACctgcgggcagggagcaggcagggatgcaggcagccGGGGCGCCCCAGGACCTGTGCACCCCTTGCACCGTGCTCCTCACCCTTCCAGCCGCACACGCTGGGCCATTGGAGCCAGAGCGGAGCCTGGCCCGGTGCTGCACAGACGCCGGTGTCGCACTGGGCAGAACagccggagctgcagccccacgtgCCTGGAGGTGTGTGGGTGTGGGGCCTGGGGCTGGGAATGCCCCGTGGCAGCCCCTGTGCCACGCTCTCCCCGCCGTACCCAAGCAGACAATTTCCTGTCGGCACCACGGGGCACAGACgctggggcagctgctgtgCCACCCCCTGCGCCTGGGGGGCTGCCGCTGGCCATGTGTGCTCTGCAAGTGGTGCCGCCAGGCTGATGGGGGCTCAGCCACCTGCCCCCCGCCATGTCGCCGGCACCGAGGCAGGCAGCGCACGGGCCACCACCGGTGCGCCTGCCCACGGGACGGACGGCGGGGCGCCAGCAGCTGAAGGGTTAAGCTGCGAGGTTGGCTTTCCTGGGGTTTATCTCTCGCAGAGGAGATGATTTCCTGCCTGAGAGGAAGCCGTGCCTGGCTCACACTCTCCCTGATGCTATCAGGCCTCGTACGTACGTCCCGAACTAGGTCACCGCTCCCCCCgggctctgggtgctgcccccAGGGGAGCCCCCGCTCCCCAGAGAGCCGGGCAGGGGCAGCCAGGGGGTGCCCGCGGCAGCACCCGCTCCCAGGGGAGCGCCCCGGCGTGGGCAGGGAGCCAGGGGATTCCTCACTGGGGGCTGGATTTCCCAGCCGTGATGGCCCCGATTATGGCAACTGAATCATTTTCTATTAAACCCGCCACAGACTGGAAACCGCGCACAGGCGTCCTGCTTGCGAAGTGCCGACAGCAGATCGGGGCGGCCGCCTCGGCTCGGCTGCCAATGGCACATCTGAGTCACCGCTGAGGCACGGCCTGCCCGAACGGCCGGCaagcggcggcgcggggcccgcggcagagcagagctgcaggcacagGAGCTGTCCTGCTGCCGGGGGAGCCCCCCGCCGCTGCGCCAGCACCACCCTGCCCGTAACACAGCCCTGGCGCGGCCTCCGCTCCCGGCACCTGTGTGCCAGGAACACCCCCGTGCCAGGAACACCCCCACCCAGCGCCGGGACGGCTCCGGCAGTTGCCACCAGCCTGACCCATGCCCGCAGGCTGTCGGCACAGCCAGTGCCCACGGCAgggccctgcctgcagccccggcACTGGGCCCGCAGCTCCCACAGCAGCATTGCGGCCATGTCCGCAGCCATCATGGCTGTGCCTGCGGTCCCTGTGACCGTGCCCGCTGTTCCCACGGCTGTGCCACGCTGCAGGTGCTGCCGCAGGGCAGACCCCAGTTCCAGGCATTCAGCCGGGGCCGTGAGGGTTTGGGGCACACCTGGCCCTGGGCTTACCCCCCCTCCTGCTGCAGATCCCCCAGAGCCGCAGCCCTGGAGCACCTGCAATTGGTGCCAGGGGTCTGCGGGACGCTGGTGCCGCTGCACTTACCCAAGCTGCCCCCAGGCAGCAGTGCTTCATCCTTGTGGCCATGCACCTGGGTCATGCCGGGGAGCGAGGGGGCCAGGGcggtgggtgctggggcagctcaGTGCCCAGGCCGGGCGCCCCGGCACCCCATGGCCACCGCCAGCAGCACACGGTGTGCAGTGAGTGAGCGCCAGCCCTCCGCACACAGGCTTTTACACCCAACCACAGCAGGAGGAAATGCTTTTTTGGAAATGAGTCCAGGGACGCAAAACGACATGATGGGAGTGCTGTGCGCAGGAGGGACCCGCGCCGCCTCACCATGGGCCACTGCCCTCCCTTTCCTGCTGGCATGGACCCACCATggctggggggcacggggggcaGCGCTGAcccgctccccagggctccatccccaccccaagccccagggctgtccccagcgtCCCTGCGGTGTTGGCCCTGGTGGGGCTCCCTCAGCCGCACCGTGTTCCCACCACAGCGCTGCCCGAAGCAGAGGCGAGATGGGGGCAACAGGCACCAGCATGTTTATTGCTCAACCAGGACATGGAGCACAGCCTGGCACAGGAGAGCAGCTGCCGCTCCGGCTGCTGCCACATACCCCTGCAGCACCCATGCTCTAGCCCCTGGTACTGCCACCCGTTGCACCGCCCAGGGCAAACCCTGCACCGGCCAGACCCCGTGGCCACCGACCACCCCAGCCTGGCACCTTCCCctgtggcaccagccccagcctcctCCCCACGCTGCCTGCACCACCCGGCTGCCGGCACCACATCCCTCTCAGCACCTTCCCCACTCACCACTGCCAACGTCGTCATCCCTTCCTCACCCACGGGAGCCACGCCATAGCCCCCCACAGCCCCtatgtccccagggctgcctgtCTCACACACTGTGAGGTGGCTGGGCTCAGAGCGATGACCCCAATGTCTGTGGACGAGGGCTCGGCTCGAGCCACAGCTACATCTGTCCCCGTTCCAGGGAGATGCGGGCAACCCTGTGCCGCCCTGCCCAGGGCACGTCCTCGCTGAGGGGACCACTCAGCATCCCCACCGGCGCGGCACCCCAGCTACGGTTAGAAGCAGGAGCAGATCCTTGGTGTGGCTGCGCGTCTGTCCTTactgccctggcagctctcAGACCTCCCTGCAAGGCACAGAGTGGGGAGAGATGCCTTCAGTGCCAGGACCCACCCCCTATGAGCATCCAGGAGGGCCAGAGCATCCCCCGGGAGCGTGCGAGCAGGAGCGCTCGAGCAGGACGCTTACGAGGCGGTCAGCGTGGAGTTGAGCAGCAGCGTGGTCCGGAGCCGGTAGAGCTGTGCCAGTGTCAGCTTGCGGTGCTGGGCCGACTGCGGGTCCGAGAGGGTCCggtgggcagcaggtggggCGGCGTGGCTGAGCTCCCCTGGGAGCGATACCAGGTTCTGCCCCGGCTCCTCTGGCTCTGAGAGCTCAGAGGTGGAGCTGCTACTGCTGCCGGGGGcggcaggggggctgggggcttgGCTAGTCCGGGGGGGGCCAGCGCAGAGGTCGCAGAGGCTGCGGCTCTGGCTGAGGGGgactgggggtctggggggcaggagctggggcaggctGGCTTCAGACTTGGACTTGAGCACCCTGGCcgggcagggcagcagctgcacaggtGTCCGGCGCCGCAGCCGGGGAGAGGGGGGCCgcagggctggaggggctggggggagctccCGCCCCTCTCCAGCCACCCCCTCCGGCTGCTGGCTGAAGTCCCGCAGCGAGGCAGGTGAGAGGGTGCCGTAGGCGCTGTCGATGGAGGCTGAGCGGCAGCCGCCAGCCGGGGGGGCTGTGCCATGAGGCAGGGGTACCGGCAGGGCGcccacaggcagctcctgggtggGGGTCTCGGTGGAGGTGGGAGTCTCGGCGGAGGTGCCGGTGCCGATGGAGGAGCCATCTGAGGTCAAGCCAAAGGGCCCTGCATCCCAGTCCGGGGAGGAGAGCTGATCGCTGCCTTCCGCCGTCACCACAGCGAGGGTCTCGGTGGAGCCGTcggaggggctgtgggggcaggagggtgaggagggggCTGTGCCAGGCCAGGGGTGCGTGGGGGCCCCCCTGCTCCCTACCAGCGCTGTGAGTCCGGGCTGACGCTGCCGTGGCGCAGGACCGTGGGTGAGCTGGTGGCCGAAGCGCTGCTCTCaccctcatcctcctcctcttcctcctccaggcGCCGGTGCTGCCGCAGCCGCTGCAGCAGAttctggggagggggaagcatCAGACAGGCAGGGGGTGCCCACAGGACCCCCACCTGTGCCCCGTGCCCCTCACCTGGGCGTTGCGCATCGCCTCGACCCAGCTGCGGCACAGCGCGTGCCCGCTGGCCTGGAAGGTGTAGGCGGCCACGGCGCTGCCCAGCTCGTTCAGGtagatgaggaggaaggagcctGCGGGGGAGGAGCGTCAGCAGTCCCCGGGGCCCCCCACGACCCCCATCGCCCCTGGCACCACTCACTTGGGTCCCTGAGCTCCCGGCAGACGACCTTGTCCATCATCAGGGGCGGCCGGACCACCTTGGTGCGCTCAGCCTTCTTGAGGGTCTTGGTGATGAGGAAGAGGTCGGTGAAGAGGAAGCAGTAGACATCCATCTGGGGGGAGAGCGGGGCCGTGGGTGCTGGTGGGCGCGGCaggtggggcgggggggcaggggCCCCACAGTCCTCACCTTGCTGTCTTTACCTTCCCGCATCCGCAGGCTGCCCTCGAGGAGGAGCTGCCGCGTGTCCTCGGGGGAGGCGTCGGGGATGGGGGTGGTCAGGTCCAACCGCAGGAACTCCCTGAGCAGCTGCGGGAGCCCCTGGGTCAGTGCTGGGCACAGGTGGGGGCACAGGGTGGCGTGACATGGCACGGGGGGCTTGGCATGACGTTGGGTTACGTGGCATGAAATGACATAGAATGGCGTAGCGCAGTATGGTATAGGGTGGCACGTGTGACACGACATGAACTAGCATGGCATGGGTGGCAGTGAGTAGAGTGAGTAGCCTGGCAGGGCACGGGGTGGCACAGCACGGTTTGGCAGCCCCACCGTGCCCAGCCTACCTTGTCTACCTCATCGGTGCCGCCCTCCACCACCTCGTAGGCATCGATGCGGCTGAGGACGGTGGCCAGtcgctgctgctcctgccgctGGCGCATCCGCGAGTTGATGTGGTTGATGAAGCGCTCCACAGAGCCGatctgcaggcagggcagtgggtgccaggggtgggggggaccACCCCACGCTGCGCTCTGCTGACCCGTGCCCCTGGCCCCTTACCACAGCGGTGATGGCATCGCGGGTGCGCAGATCGTCCGTCTTCTTCAGCACGGACTTGAGCAGCAGTGGGTACTTGGTGAGGCGCTGGTGGGGCTTCACCAGCATGTCACTCAGCTTCAGGCGGCTGCACTGCTCATGTTTCTCGGCCCACTGCGGCACACGGGGGtcagccccggccccggccccggcccggcccccgcccgctcCCCTTACCGTCACATAGGCGCGGAAGAGCTCACTGTCCCGCAGCAGCGCCCGCATGTACTCCATGCAGCCCTCCTCCTCCATGCAGTACCGCACGTAGGGCTTGAACAGGGAGCCGAACTGGGGGCACAGGGACGTCACTGCGGGGCGCAGCATGGCACTGATCCCCACCGCAGCACGGGGTCCACTCACCATCTTGAAGCCATCGAGGAAGTCCATGGGGTCGAGCAGTGCCCCAGTCTGGCGCACCTTGGCCAGCGCTGGGGCCATGACGCTGCGCCACAGCTCCCGGTGCAGCCGGATGATCTCCCCGATGTTGCTGAAGAGCCGCTCAGCATCCACCTGTGGGGCGAGGCGGGTGGCTGCGCGGGGACGGCACCCTCACCCCACCGGCGTGGCCAGACCCAGGTCACCTCCCGGCCCCACCGCGCCCGCACTCACCTCGCAGAGCAACCCCGACTCCTGCAGGttcagcaggcagcagaggaagagctgTGGGACAGAGcggggagccatggggtgcagcCACAGCCCAGGGCCCCCCGCCGTGGCATGGTGCGACTGCCGCCGGCACTCACGTCCGTGATGACTTGGAGCTTGCGGATGTAGGTGGCCTCGGtgtgcagcagctcccagaTGGCTTCCTGCTGGTGGCACTGCCGGCGCGACAGGGCCTGCGGGGCCGAGTGTCAGCATCGTGTCAGCAGCCGCACAGAGCCCCCACGGCCCCCGGTCCTACCTCGGCGCCGCGGATGATCTGCTGCCAGCTGTCCTCCAGTGCCAGCCCGGCCTCgtccccatcctcctcccagGAGTCACGGTCGAAGCAGAGCTGGGGCGGCAGCTTGGGCAGCCCGAAGGTGCTGTAGGCGTGCAGTCGGCtcaccagctgctccagcttctCCGTCTCCTGCCGAAATGAGGGGtagagcagctgggtggggaTGTGCCACAGAgcccctcatcctgcccacagagctggaggggctggagccccaGGGGGACCAATTCCAGCTCCCCAGCATCACCCTGGACCACTCCCGCgccctgtccctgtgcctgcaTCCCACCTACCCGCCCGAAGGAGCCAGTGCTGGTGCCAGAACTGAAGAAGCCACTGAAGCGGCTGGCAGCACGGTTCTTCCAGGTGTCAGTGCCATTGGCGGGCAGGGAGCCACCACCATGGGGGGCCAGCTCAGGGCTGGGAATGCTGGTGTCCCCCAGGAACTCTGTCATGTTCTTCCTCCGCCGGCCTGGAGCCTGTGGCAGGGACAGCCGGTGCTCCCAGGTCAGCGGCCAGCACCACGCACCCAGACcagcgggatggggacagcaaCAGGGTGCAGCACGATGCCACAGCAGGGCTGACCTCGAGCACCCGCAGGACACATGGACACCAAGACAGCacccccaggcagcagctcccctggGCAGCGGGTCCTCCCAGCCACGCTCCCTGCCCGCACTGACCTGCCTACCTGCAtcccggggcgcggggccgcgggcgcTGCCTGGCCAAGCCCGGCCGGTCGCAGGCAAACGGCCGCAGCAGCGCGGGGGCTCGGGGCACCCACGGGGCGCAGCACCGGCCGAGCCACCCACCCGGCCACGCTCCCAGCTCGGACGGTGCAGCCGGAGCCAGGCAGGCAGTGGCTGGGCTCCTCCGAAACAAAAGGAGGTGGGGCCAGCGCTGAAAACCTAATTTCCCTCCTCACCAGATAAGCTGACCAGAGCCAAACAATTCAGCGCAGAGATCAAAGCCCCCTCGGCTGGCCACGAGTGCTGGGTCACGGCCAAGTGCTCCCCCGTTCCCGGACACTGCTGTACCGGCTGCTCCCGGCATCTCCCTGGGCCGTGCCGGGACACAGCTGCTggcatctccctgccctggcacgAAGGGTCACGGGGCCAGGGCTCCCTGCTTGCCACCGAGCCACAGGACATGGTATGGTGCCACCACCACTGGCACAGCCCCATGCCCTGCCACATCCCCGGTTCCAGGCAGGGAGAGCCACCACAGGCACTATCCCTGTTACTCACTGTGCTGCTGTGTCTCCAGGCAGCACGGCCGCCTCCGGCCCCATCGACCCAGCAGAGCTTGGCGCCCGTCAGCCCCCCAGAAGGCAGCGGGGGCCGAGACCCCCGTGAGGGCTGTTTGGTGCCCTCGGAGCCCCCTGCCCCACTGGAGCCCTGCCGCTCCCGCAGCCAGGTGTCATAGTGCTGGACACGGGTGGCCACCAGCCCTGGCCACACGGCCAGCTCGTCACCTCCAAGGGCAGCCGGCGCAGGGCTGAGTGCCGCGTCCCACCCACCGGCACCACTTCCCATGAGCGTGGCAGCCTGCTCCCACGGGGAGTGGCGGCCAGCCGGGCCCCACAGCTTATCTGGGGCCAGGGTCCACAGGGCAGGACCGAGCTGtgctcagcagctgccaggCGCCGTAGtgagagcagccccagggccgGGACACCACTGAGCGGCTGCAACCGCCGGGGCCTCCGGGCTGCGGTTTGCCTTTGCTCTTGTGCCAGCCTGTACGTGCCACGGCCACAGGGCCAGTGCCACCAGCTCGGCTGCCACACCTGGCACAGCGCGCTGCCTGTACActgccaccacagcactgccaccACGGCACAGCCAGAAACTCTGCTGGCTCTTGGGGACTCTGGGGGATCTTCAGCTCACGCCACACAAGGa contains:
- the PLEKHG5 gene encoding pleckstrin homology domain-containing family G member 5, which translates into the protein MFLYWRKRGAYELEALPAGLAGLQYGAVERFSWSSRLDLSAELGAELCPQEETVPEETVPRCQSPDCAGERTAAKGCQHTKCRQLSCGGPLSLRELCDSHLHGAMYSDSHIRFDLHPQGSILARNMSTRSCPPRTSPASDMEEEEEGPTDSRGERRSSALKLPKKKARRRHTDDPSAECFTLRFDLGIDTEAEIVPAVKKKSLGEVLLPVFERKAIELGKVDIYLDQSHTPLSLQFEAFRFGGHYLRVKAKPGEELKVEQAAWDARSASLPILRPASTAAPLEPAPGRQEGPDSLAPGRRRKNMTEFLGDTSIPSPELAPHGGGSLPANGTDTWKNRAASRFSGFFSSGTSTGSFGRETEKLEQLVSRLHAYSTFGLPKLPPQLCFDRDSWEEDGDEAGLALEDSWQQIIRGAEALSRRQCHQQEAIWELLHTEATYIRKLQVITDLFLCCLLNLQESGLLCEVDAERLFSNIGEIIRLHRELWRSVMAPALAKVRQTGALLDPMDFLDGFKMFGSLFKPYVRYCMEEEGCMEYMRALLRDSELFRAYVTWAEKHEQCSRLKLSDMLVKPHQRLTKYPLLLKSVLKKTDDLRTRDAITAVIGSVERFINHINSRMRQRQEQQRLATVLSRIDAYEVVEGGTDEVDKLLREFLRLDLTTPIPDASPEDTRQLLLEGSLRMREGKDSKMDVYCFLFTDLFLITKTLKKAERTKVVRPPLMMDKVVCRELRDPSSFLLIYLNELGSAVAAYTFQASGHALCRSWVEAMRNAQNLLQRLRQHRRLEEEEEEDEGESSASATSSPTVLRHGSVSPDSQRCPSDGSTETLAVVTAEGSDQLSSPDWDAGPFGLTSDGSSIGTGTSAETPTSTETPTQELPVGALPVPLPHGTAPPAGGCRSASIDSAYGTLSPASLRDFSQQPEGVAGEGRELPPAPPALRPPSPRLRRRTPVQLLPCPARVLKSKSEASLPQLLPPRPPVPLSQSRSLCDLCAGPPRTSQAPSPPAAPGSSSSSTSELSEPEEPGQNLVSLPGELSHAAPPAAHRTLSDPQSAQHRKLTLAQLYRLRTTLLLNSTLTASEV